The Patagioenas fasciata isolate bPatFas1 chromosome 3, bPatFas1.hap1, whole genome shotgun sequence genome contains a region encoding:
- the EPAS1 gene encoding endothelial PAS domain-containing protein 1 isoform X4, which produces MSLTEGRIDEADHPAPLLAESSSERRKEKSRDAARCRRSKETEVFYELAHELPLPHNISSHLDKASIMRLAISFLRTHKLLSSVCADNENELEADQQMDNLYLKALEGFIAVVTQDGDMIFLSENVNKYMGLTQVELTGHSIFDFTHPCDHEEIRENLSLKNGPGFGKKSKEMSTERDFFMRMKCTVTNRGRTVNLKSATWKVLHCTGQVKVYNTCPPHTLCGYKEPLLTCLIIMCEPIQHPSNIDIPLDSKTFLSRHSMDMKFTYCDDRITDLIGYHPEELLGRSAYEFYHALDSESMTKSHQNLCTKGQVVTGQYRMLAKHGGYVWLETQGTVIYNTRNLQPQCIVCVNYVLSEIEKNDIVFSMDQTESLFKPHLLTMSTAYESGIPGTEKSDFLFTKLKEEPEELAQLAPTPGDAIISLDFDLHAGTQKFEEAPAFTTAVLTPNKVWPAEGKSHAAQGETLTIPSFTMPQIAPGSSTPSASSNSSCSTPSSPGDYYNSVDEDFKIEVIEKLFAMDTESKNQCNSQTDFNELDLETLAPYIPMDGEDFQLSPICQEERPLSESAQNTQQSLSSMSSIFQPLASASQDQFPPEKYCSQISNKNMNPGHGSLSSVFFNNVSRSSLPPYHHQASTPLSSMGGRPNTQWPPDPPLEYVPAKWRLMDKYSGSLSSSPSGPPIHSHSMPIYKKMPLDAFGQRGIGINPARIALSNSLKLKRQLDYEEQALQQLSGGDPSVINPSHLMWKRMKFLKGENCSLVTEKKALSTSILTDEFVCNSRGLSQTMNQLQQQQQQQPPPPTCGSPGENLKAGAFPPSFYSSQYQDYSVQPAHKTSGMTSRLLGPSFEPYLLPELTRYDCEVNVPVLGSSTLLQGSELLRALDQAT; this is translated from the exons GAGCAGTTCCGAACGGAGGAAGGAGAAATCAAGAGATGCAGCAAGATGCAGAAGAAGCAAGGAGACTGAAGTCTTCTATGAACTGGCACATgagctgcccctgccccacaacATCAGTTCCCACTTGGACAAGGCGTCCATAATGCGCCTGGCAATCAGTTTTCTGCGCACTCACAAGCTTCTGTCTTCAG taTGTGCTGACAATGAGAATGAACTAGAGGCAGACCAACAGATGGACAACTTGTACCTGAAAGCTTTGGAGGGATTTATTGCCGTGGTGACACAGGATGGAGACATGATCTTCTTGTCAGAGAATGTCAACAAATACATGGGTCTTACCCAG GTGGAATTAACTGGACACAGCATTTTTGACTTCACTCATCCATGTGACCACGAAGAAATTCGAGAGAATCTGAGTCTGAAAAATG GTCCAGGCTTTGGAAAGAAGAGCAAAGAGATGTCAACTGAGCGTGACTTCTTCATGAGGATGAAATGCACCGTTACCAACAGAGGCAGAACTGTTAACCTCAAGTCTGCCACATGGAAG GTTTTGCACTGTACTGGACAAGTTAAAGTGTATAACACTTGCCCTCCTCACACTCTGTGTGGGTATAAAGAGCCTCTTCTTACCTGCCTTATAATAATGTGTGAGCCTATTCAGCATCCTTCAAACATCGATATACCCCTGGACAGTAAGACCTTCCTGAGTCGCCACAGCATGGACATGAAATTTACCTACTGTGATGACAG AATTACAGACTTGATTGGATaccatccagaggagctgctgggccgTTCAGCTTATGAGTTCTACCATGCCTTGGACTCGGAGAGTATGACCAAGAGTCACCAGAACT TGTGTACAAAAGGTCAAGTAGTGACGGGGCAGTACCGAATGCTTGCCAAGCATGGTGGATACGTATGGCTGGAGACTCAGGGGACGGTGATTTACAACACTCGCAACCTGCAGCCTCAGTGTATTGTCTGTGTCAACTACGTGCTGAG TGAAATTGAGAAGAACGACATCGTGTTCTCCATGGACCAAACGGAATCTCTCTTCAAGCCTCACCTGCTGACGATGAGCACCGCCTACGAGAGCGGCATCCCTGGCACAGAGAAGAGTGACTTCTTGTTTACTAAGTTAAAGGAGGAACCAGAGGAACTTGCtcagctggcaccaacacccgGCGATGCCATTATTTCCCTGGATTTTG ACCTCCATGCAGGGACACAGAAGTTTGAGGAAGCCCCTGCCTTCACCACTGCTGTTTTGACACCAAACAAAGTGTGGCCAGCGGAAGGGAAAAGCCATGCTGCTCAAGGTGAAACACTGACAATACCGTCCTTTACAATGCCTCAGATTGCACCTGGCAGCAGTACTCCAAGCGCAAGCAGCAACAGTAGCTGTTCCACG CCAAGCAGCCCAGGAGATTATTACAATTCTGTGGATGAAGATTTTAAGATTGAGGTGATTGAAAAACTCTTTGCCATGGACACAGAATCAAAAAATCAGTGCAACTCCCAG ACTGACTTCAATGAACTGGACCTTGAAACCTTGGCTCCTTACATTCCTATGGATGGAGAAGATTTCCAGCTCAGCCCAATCTGCCAAGAAGAACGCCCCCTCTCTGAAAGTGCACAAAATACCCAGCAGAGTCTAAGTAGCATGAGTTCCATCTTCCAACCCCTTGCTTCTGCTTCACAGGATCAGTTTCCCCCAGAGAAATATTGCTCACAGATATCAAATAAAAACATGAACCCTGGTCATGGGTCCCTGTCATCAGTGTTCTTCAACAATGTGAGTAGGTCATCGCTGCCACCGTACCATCATCAAGCCAGCACTCCCCTGTCTTCGATGGGAGGAAGACCAAACACCCAGTGGCCACCTGATCCCCCATTAGAATATGTTCCTGCTAAATGGAGACTCATGGATAAATACTCAGGATCCCTATCAAGTTCCCCTTCAGGGCCACCAATACATTCTCACAGCATGCCcatatataaaaaaat GCCCCTGGATGCCTTTGGGCAACGAGGCATAGGTATAAACCCAGCGAGAATTGCACTGTCTAACAGTTTGAAACTGAAGCGACAACTGGATTATGAAGAACAGGCATTGCAACAGCTGAGTGGG GGAGATCCATCTGTCATAAACCCATCACACCTAATGTGGAAGAGAATGAAGTTTCTCAAAGGGGAAAATTGTTCCTTGGTTACAGAAAAGAAGGCTCTCAGCACAAGTATTCTTACTG ATGAATTTGTCTGTAACTCGAGAGGTTTGAGCCAAACAATGAAccaactgcagcagcagcagcagcagcaaccacCACCACCCACCTGTGGGAGTCCTGGTGAGAATTTGAAAGCAGGAGCATTTCCCCCTTCGTTTTACAGTTCCCAGTATCAGGACTATAGTGTCCAGCCAGCTCATAAAACGTCAG GTATGACCAGTCGGCTTCTGGGACCCTCTTTTGAACCCTACTTGTTGCCCGAGTTGACAAGATATGACTGTGAGGTGAACGTCCCTGTTTTGGGCAGCTCTACGCTTCTGCAGGGCAGTGAACTGctcagagcactggaccaggcaaCCTGA